The DNA window gtttgagtttcctaaaattaaattatcataaaTATTCAAGTATTAAAAACAATATCTATGGGGAACTAAAATATAAGGACTTACATTTTTGTATAACAAAGTTAACAAACCTCAACTAAAgtttatttttaccaaaaacagTTTAATATATTGAACATTATTATATTTAGGAACTATGGCGTGGGAAAATGATAGAGAAGACACAAATTTCGAATCAACAATGAATACATATAAACAATGGCGTATCAAACAATTTTTCACTAGTGTGTTTGAACTTGAAGTCAGCGTTTGATGATGTACCAGTACTGTTCCAGTGTTCCCGCTAACTAAAATGTTTAAAAACACAAACTTTGTgggaaaagaggaaaaaaactTCTAGTTTATTTGTTTGTATTATCCACACCTTCCTGTTTGATATCAAAGAAGCATAttgctgctgttgttgttgccATTGAATTATTCTTCTTATCTGGTGAAGGAATCAACCCAAAGGAGGAAGAGTTCATGTGCATGTTCCAATACCCACCATTCcctgttttattattattgttattagcaCATTTTGCAGCAGTGCCACCATCTGAACTTGAAATGGAAACTTTCCTCCAATTgcaccatatcctcaacatgatgtaaatcataaCCAAACATATCACTGTGGAAGTGAAAACAATTGCTACTATGATTGCCGCCACTTGCATATTTGATAGCTGCATTTGCATTTTCCCCCGTGATGTGGAGCAGGGTACCAATGGTGGGCCACACAAGCCTTCATTTTTGAGGAATGAGCTTCTTGGGAACCCCGAAAATGTTGAGGGAATCTGGCCTTCAAGATTGTTGCTAGAAAGATTCACTACATGGAGGCTTGTGAGTTTTCCCAGTGATGAAGGAACCTTGCCTTGTAGCTGATTGAAAGAAAGATTTAGTCTTTCTAACTTCATAAGGTTTCCAAGTGAAGATGGAATCTCACCGGTGAAGCGATTTTTACTCAAGTCTAAGATCACTTGCAATTCAGCAAGATCCCCTAGCTCTTCAGGTATGGAACCTGTCAAGAAATTCTCTGAGAGCCTGAGCTCATAAAGCTTGCTGCATTGCCGAATCATTGAGGGGATGCTGCCGGAGAGACTATTGCTTTGTAAGTTTAGAACATTGAGGCAAGTGAGATTTCCAATCTCTTGTGGGATTTCCCCTGAGAGATTGTTGTGATGCAGAGAGAGTTTAAGCAAATTTGAGCATTTACCAAGCTCAGAAAGCACCCTGCCATTGAAGTTGTTGTATGAGAGATCTAGCTCACCAAGTGTTTGTAAGATTGCCAACCATGGAGGTAGTTGGCCAGTGAACCTGTTATTACTCAGGAGCATGTGTTCGATTTTGTGAGAGTTCGAGAGTTGAGGTGACACATCTCCTGTTAAGTTGTTGAATGACAAATCGAGGAAGTTAAGCTCAGTAAGGTAGGAAAACTCCGAAGGAATGGCTCCGGTGAGATTATTGTATGCGAGCCGGAGACGGCTGAGGTTCAGGGAATTGCCTAATGTAGAAGGGATGGGACCTGAGAAGCTGTTGTTAGTCAAGTCCAGAATAGTTAGAGAATTTGAGCCAGTGAGAGGAGAGAAACTTCCACTGAACCTGTTGTGggaaaaatttatgattttgagGTTCTTGAGAGCAAGAAGTGAACGAGGGAGAGGTCCTTCAAAGGAGTTGTTGTAAAGGGTAATTTTGAAGAGTTCTGAAAGATAACCGAATGTGGGTGGTATCGAACCAGACAAGCTGTTATCTGCTAATGCTAATATCTGAAGACTCTTACAGTACCCCATGCTTGGAGGGACTGGACCAGACAAGTCATTCTGCCTCAGATGAAGAACAACCAAGTCCTTAAGCTTGCCTATAGTTTCTGGAATCGGCCCGGTAAAGTGGTTTCCAAAGAAGTCGATTTCCCTTAAGCTTGTGCAGTTTGTTAACTCTCTCGGTATGGTTCCAGACATCTGGTTATCATAGAGGTAAATGGTGATCAATCTATGAAGCCTTCCGATCTCCACTGGGATTGTACCTGTGAAAGAGTTACCAAACAGGAAAAGGCCTTCCAACCTAGTAATATTTCCGATTTCCGGAGGTAAAGATCCAACAAAGCTGTTGTTGTTGAGCACAAGATCAGTGAGGTTCTGCAGCATGTCAAGGTTGGATGGAAGCTCTCCTTCAAAGCTATTGTCAGAAAGATCCAACTGTTGGATTGAGGAACAGTCGAGTAGCTCCAGGGGGAATTTTCCATACATCATGTTTTGAGACAAGAAAAGCTGCTCAAGCTTTGAAGAATCTTTGAGGCAGAAGTTGCTTGGAATGCTACCAGTGAAAGCATTATCAGACAGAACCAGGGACACGAGATTCTGTAATTTGGTATTGAGGAGTGGTATTGGTCCCGAAAGATTGTTTTCGGACAAGTCTAATGTCTGCAGCTGGGTTAGACTGTTGAGCTCAGAAGGGATTTCTCCATTGAGTTTGTTTCCAAGCAAATTCAGGTATGTCAAGTTGGAAAGATGACTCAGGGTTTTAGGAATTGACCCAGAGAGAGTATTGTTGGcaagattcaaaattttcaatgatTTAAGAGAGCCTATAGAGGAGGGAATGCTCCCATCAAGCATGTTGTTTGATGCTGCAAAGTTTTCGAGCATTTCGCAGCCTTGAATATCTTCAGGTATGGTGCCACTAAAGCTGTTACTTTGCAAATCAAGAGAAACCAGATTCTTCAATTCACCGATCCTGAATGGTATGCTACCATTGAAGTTGCAGTAGCCTAATCCCAACACTGTCAACTTTGTTAAGTTAACAATACTAGATGCAATTTCACCTTCCAACATGTTGCCACCTATTCTAAGAACTTGCAAGTTCTTCAAATTACCTATCTCTAAAGGAATGTTCCCAGAGAGAGAATTTGAGTATAGGAGAAGTGTTGTTAGATTTTGAAGCTTAAAAAGCTTTGAAGGGATGGAGCCAGTAAGTGAATTTGAAGACAAGTCAAGTGTTTGAAGATATGAGAGGTGGTTAAACTCAACTGAGATGGAACCTGATATTCCTGAACCAGAAAGGTTCAGACCTATAGCATGTTCTTGATCAAGTGAACATGTTAGACCATTCCAGTTGCACATGTGAGTTGTTGGAGACCAGTTGCTCATGGCTTCTAATGGATCAACAAGTTCTGATTTGATTCTGAGAAGCCAATAGGAATCTGTTTCATTATTGGCCATACTAGAAACAAAATCAGTGCCAATTATGGCCAGAAACAGAAAGAAATGGCTCAAACAAATGTAACCCATTGCACAGTGTTTTCCAATCGTAAGTTTCATTATGGAGATTCAGAAACCTTATCAACGGTTCAAATGGAATGCTATAAGGCTAAGAGATCCATTGTATGTGAAATTGTAGAgaataaagaaggaaaaagatCAAGTTTAAGATGCTGAGCATGAAAATGAAAGTACTTAAAAAAGGAGAACAGGATATGAAGGAAGAATAATGATGAAAACTGAAAAGTGCCAAAGATTCAAGTGCTATGAGGATGTGAGATCCACCTTTTAAAGTAGTTCTACTGAAGCAGCCATGCCTACTCTGTTTAAATAGAAGGTTGACACTTAATGGTACAGATAAATTGCATGGATGTGTTTGTGGTAAATGAAGGGCTTAACTTGTAATTTACATTTTCTAAAAAAGTATAGTTATTATTCCTTTCTAGCCTTTTAGTTTCACAAGGGATTTGGTGCCTCTCTCTCTCGCGAGTATAATATGAAGAGTTTAAACTAAGTACAAGAAGCTATGAAATATTTCATTCCCTTGGTTAAAAGGTTACACAAAGTAGgccaatttttttaagataaaagtTTAGGTATGTCTGTCAATAACGATTCTATTGAAAACAAAGTATGTTCTCAAATTCAGTAAGTATTTATAGAAATATTTATAAGATTAATATTACACGACTaaccaaatttattattttttggttaatatTCTACATCTTAAGTActaattctaaattctaaatcttaatagtataaaaataaggATTATGCTaagtgtacattaaaattagccATTAAAGTTAGctaccagtataaaatacatgctagaatataaatacacattaaaaataaattaaatcacacatatatttatacgcAAATACattagtggctgattttggtgtacaaataacattttcctaaaaataaaatattaactaagtcttaattaatattgataaaaaaatattaagcttctaaaatttctttaaataaagacatatgataaaattactaattaaaaaagagtttataaaaaatatacaaagtttaagttctcaaattttttattatgcatttattaaactaaaaggttcaaaattttcaaatcgaATAGTTATCGGCACAAATAGTCCACTTTCTATATGCAAAATAATTTGGTTCACATTGTTGTTGTATAAATTCATAGCATACGAAAAGAAACTTTTAGAAGTAATTTTGGATCacagaaaataaacaaagaaactTGAGCGTGATTTGACTTAACAAGCTAAGAGTACCATTAATTTCGAAATCAGAAAATTTCAACTACATTGGTACAAACACATTATACCATCGTAATACTAAGATTTCTTCTTAGGATGTTTAAAACATGACATACCGTGCATTTGCCATTATACTATGTCTGCTTGCCGTGATAAAATTCTTCAAGTTATCAAAGAAGAGGATAATAataagagaaaaagataaataggtCTGAATTTTATTATTCGAAGATACATaagtttttaactaattaaaatataaaaatattttttattttttttatttttcattcagaATATAGGAAGACAAGTAGATTTTTCAGTAGGATTTAATGTCTCACAttttaaaaagtgaaaaatattttatatttttaattagtcgaaaatttatttatctttaagaTAAAATGTCAAAGATCTATTTATCgcttttctaataataaaactaGTAAAGATTTTTTCAAGCATATGCATGATTATACATGAGAAAGTGAGTCACTATGCATAGGGAAAATAATATGTGACTAGCGAGCTTAACTTTTTACACTtacattcttttaattttcttattcctTAAGATTAtttccctttttaattttttattttcgtaACTAGTTTTAATTTGCTTCCTTTATGCACAGGACAGTATTAGGTGCCATCATCGTCGTGTTCTATAtgtattgtttttctattctactatcaaaattgattatagAGGGTTAAGGCATCTTTTTCTTCACAAACCTAAACACACCTAATCTTATATTAAATTATGAGAAGAAAACACGAGAGACAAAACAACCACATTGGCTTTGGTCAATCACTCTTCATAATATTAGTACAATACTAGTCTTGAAGAGTCAAAACCATTTGAGGTTTGGTGTGCAACATTCAAACCATGTCGTGTCAGCCTAATTAGCTTCAATAATATTGGATTAATTAAACACTTAACTTTAGTCTAAAAACCATAAGACTTTTTATTTACGAAAAAAACTCAACAGAATAAATTGGAGTAAAGTACAATGTACaagaaacaaaagataaaatactcaaacaaaatatattcaaacacaaataaatagGATAGGATATAAAGTAGAAAAACATAAGAGTACTACTCCAGAACCGTGTTCATTGTTCGCAAATTCTTAGCCACACTCTTTATTGTTCGCAAAGGATCTCTCCAGCACCTCTATTCGTGCTTTCTGAAAGACATTCTCATTTCTACTAAACTAAATATTTCAGATCACTGCATAAAATTCAGTCATCCAATTCTTACGAGTTTCTTTTCTCATCATAGCCACAACCTAACATTCAAAGTGCTCTTCCGTAGCTGCGAAAATGGCCCACAACTAAGACCCATCCTCCACTAAGACCCATCCTTCAAATGCGTCTATGGAAACTGTACTCCTCTAGCCACTCTAGGGAGACTATGAGCCTATCAATCCTACTATAGGACTTTTCTTTGAACCATGTATACATTCTGTCATTAATTAGCAGACCCATCAGTTCCATATCAATTAACCATATGCTAAATTCTTTTGCTGACACTGCTAGACTAATATTTCAGTTTCTCTTTTCAACATGTACCACCTCATTAAAATCATCCATGTAGCAGAAGAAAACCTGACAAAAACTGTTGataaaattcaattcctctAAAAAAATCTAGCTTCTCTTCACTCACTTGAGGGCAATGGCTATACACTAGATCAGACAGAAAGTACAGTAAATTTTTCAAAGGATTCCTTTACCACACAACCACCGGCCGCCTTTAGAACAGTTCAGcttcttaaaaaattatcatttcaCATGAGCACCAATCCTCTCCATGTTTCCTCTGCCCTTGCCAACTTCAAATCAATAGAATCATTCTCCCAAAGACCAATAACATCAAACCTTGCGATCAACTTCTTTTTAGTCTCAACTAAGCCTAACATCTCTATCTTTtgtaactaaaattttaaatcatattcTTTCTACCTACAGCCCCCAAATTCCTCACATTCTGTGCGTTAAAAATCATTTgacataattaatttaattaattatgacaCGCCTTGCTATTCATCCCCTGCTTAATAAGCAATTACTCTTGATTCAACAACCAAACtccaaacttttttattttctgtcattTCCACCACCCTCCGACTCACAACAGCCATCTTCTTCACCTTCCTTAAAACGGTCCCCTCCAAACCCACGTCTTCCCTCACAGCCCCCATCACCATCGTCCTCCACCACATTCCCACCGTCCCGCCCCTGCATTTCATAATTGAGATAGGAGAAcacaaataagaaaatagaaagatacAAGAATATATGTCAAGTTAGAAATAAATCACATCCATTACATGCGTCATAAATCTGGATGTTAAGTCTACCAAATTCTAAAAGTgatcataatttaataaaatttataattcaatcaAGAGTTTTATTAAATGTATTTGTTATTTGGCTACGTCTCTGGTGACTATGTTTCTTGTGGCTATTGGTGGCTAGAAATGGACCAACCAATGAAGAGATGACATGTGATGTTGCTTAGTGTTATGGTTATCATAGATGATAGGATATAATCAGATCGTCCAGCATAAAGGCTCCGTTTCCAAAATCCAGCAACACAATGAAAAATGAGGAAGGAAATTTACTCCGACGACCGGCGCAAACCGCTCATCGACGATCCAATCTTCAACTAACCACTAGTCGGCCACAACCTCAACCCTCGATGACGTTGCCATATTGCAGACACAAGCTCTAGACCCGATTGAATCTTAACCCTCTGAGTTGGCCATAAACTCAAAGCTCCATGACGCCATGAAGTTGCAGACAAAAACTCCAGACCGGCGATCGCATCTTCAACTTCCACACCTGCACGAACTCAACCTTGCCTCCGAACTACCACAGTTGTGCCTTCATAAAACTCTCATTTCAGCTTCTACAATTTACATCCTCAGTATTtctatcaaaattttaattttgttcaaatTAATGTTTCATTAGCATAttgtttattcttttttctccGCGAATGTTTAGTAAAGGTATAAaagtttttgatttttcaattgTTATAATTTGAtcttccaaaattaaaaaagtgcACCAATGTAGTCTCTTATATATCTTTCGTAGTTAAAACTCAACACCGTTAATAGCAAAACTCAGACCTTGTTACTAGCAAAACTCAGACCTTGTTACGCTAGACATATTAAAATGACGTGGTATGCATTTTGGCACTAAAAAAGGCGCTAAATAATGTCGTTTAAAGGTTTGAACAATATTAAAACGTTATACCTTTCGCTTTTAATATTGTTCAAACCCTGAAATGACATTATTTAGTGCTCTTTTAGCATCTAAACGTATACAACGTTGTTTTAATATGTCCAACATAACAAGACTTGAGTCATCTCACTAACATCATTAAAGAGAGATTATATTGGTgtacttttttaaatttggagAATCAAATTATAGCAATTAAGAAATCAAAAACTAAATCAGTGCAATTCACCAATATTAAAGACTAATGTAGAGTTTATCTCCATAAACTTTATCGAGTTTGATTAATGAATTTATCCCAACATAAACAGGTCATAATCACAATCAACACAGCGTCCCATCTCTAAGTGTCAAAATATCCACCAGATGGACTTAGTCACCAGAAATTACACCTTGTTATTTATGTGAATAAGGTGTAGTAATAAtgatattttatacaaatattatAATTCGTTTATTTCCCTTAAGTAGATGGATGTGTCTTGAAGAGGGCGAGAATACTGGTTTCTGTTTATTACAAAGATTATTCCTAATACATAGAAGCCAAAATGCATGAAGACAAGTATCTCAAATTATCTCAAGTTTCACATTCACCTCAATACACTTAGTTTTCAGTGGTAGCTTTCTACGATCCATATCTGATGAGTTACCCAGGATTGAAGCATAAGCAACCTCATGTCCAGTTGGGTTTGTCCATGTCACATTCATAGCCCccagaaaaggaaacatgatTGTAGTTACCAGCGTGGACCACTAGTAAATAGTGTAGTGtgtgccttttttttttttctcttttctgatCAGATACATTAGACAGTTTCTAATGCTGAATATTAAATCACAAACTTACACACTCAACAGTTTTAACAGTTTTTATCCATCATCTGATATAGTCAAGATTTGAACTCAAATACAGCATATTAAGAGACATACTAATATGTCATTTTAACTATGCTTCAGCGGCTAGTATGTGCAGCATATTAAGAGATAGGAGTGTTCgctgttttgattgattttgagtCAAAAACTTATTTGATccgaatattaattttatttgtggtttggattgaatatttttaaaaaaattcgatGCGATCCAATCCAATTTCAAGTGGTTTTGATTGGATTGGATTAGATTTgtgatttttataaattaaaaaaattaaatacatataacaagtctcaatatcaaattttaaataatcaactaTGGCATAACAAATCTcaataatatcttaaaaaatcAATGATaatataacaatagaaataaaattataggttagttaaaataaataaataatgacattttgaacataaaatatttattaaataataataatacatgaataacataaaaatatataataaattgaatatttttttaagtataattgtaaatataataataaaataataatattatagcacatGGTGTGATTTATATTAGATTGGATCGATTAGGAAAAGTATATTCAAAATTCGATCCGATTCAAcgatttacaaaaaataaaatccaatcaaatatgaattaatacgattttaattaattttttatttaaattaaattgaataaacgGTTTAATTTAAATCGATTTGAATTTGAACACCTCCAGACGTATTAATGTGTCATTTTAAATTAGGAAGCTTAACacctttttaaaaataacatactTATGTGTACTATATTAggttatgaattttttatttttttcctcttttgttaaaaaatatatttagtcaattagaattctttttaaaaatataattaataatctaattagttgttttaaatttcaatcattcatataaaatataacaaaataaaaaagtgattatttgtttaattaataaaaaatatatttttcttatttagtaaaaagtattttaaaaagatCATATTTAACTTGTAtcactttaattttataatgtcaattttattttctattggtTATATAGTAACTATATCGTCTGTATTATCTTGCATATGATATAAGAAAAAATACagagaatttaaatttgagttagttaatattaatcaattttagaatttaaatttataatttaagatttaagataattataatttaagatataaaatttcagataaataaaattgttttaaaaaaattgactgtTATTGGGCTCATCCTTAAATGCTCCTTGCTAAGTATGGAGTGTTGCACATCTTGTGAATTTATTAAATCTGaactctttatttattatattttatttgaatggtcTAGATTTAAAAAGGTAACTTGTTAATCAGGTTAatcatttttttacaaattttagattttttttataaatctcAGATATTAGGCTgaagttcaaaataaaaaaatagtatataaatattaaaaataacatgtctgtacaaaaaaaagagttattggactttagaattaaaataaataatacataaaaataagttgaaaattcatgtactaaatccagaaaaaaaaa is part of the Arachis duranensis cultivar V14167 chromosome 1, aradu.V14167.gnm2.J7QH, whole genome shotgun sequence genome and encodes:
- the LOC107494739 gene encoding LRR receptor-like serine/threonine-protein kinase GSO1: MKLTIGKHCAMGYICLSHFFLFLAIIGTDFVSSMANNETDSYWLLRIKSELVDPLEAMSNWSPTTHMCNWNGLTCSLDQEHAIGLNLSGSGISGSISVEFNHLSYLQTLDLSSNSLTGSIPSKLFKLQNLTTLLLYSNSLSGNIPLEIGNLKNLQVLRIGGNMLEGEIASSIVNLTKLTVLGLGYCNFNGSIPFRIGELKNLVSLDLQSNSFSGTIPEDIQGCEMLENFAASNNMLDGSIPSSIGSLKSLKILNLANNTLSGSIPKTLSHLSNLTYLNLLGNKLNGEIPSELNSLTQLQTLDLSENNLSGPIPLLNTKLQNLVSLVLSDNAFTGSIPSNFCLKDSSKLEQLFLSQNMMYGKFPLELLDCSSIQQLDLSDNSFEGELPSNLDMLQNLTDLVLNNNSFVGSLPPEIGNITRLEGLFLFGNSFTGTIPVEIGRLHRLITIYLYDNQMSGTIPRELTNCTSLREIDFFGNHFTGPIPETIGKLKDLVVLHLRQNDLSGPVPPSMGYCKSLQILALADNSLSGSIPPTFGYLSELFKITLYNNSFEGPLPRSLLALKNLKIINFSHNRFSGSFSPLTGSNSLTILDLTNNSFSGPIPSTLGNSLNLSRLRLAYNNLTGAIPSEFSYLTELNFLDLSFNNLTGDVSPQLSNSHKIEHMLLSNNRFTGQLPPWLAILQTLGELDLSYNNFNGRVLSELGKCSNLLKLSLHHNNLSGEIPQEIGNLTCLNVLNLQSNSLSGSIPSMIRQCSKLYELRLSENFLTGSIPEELGDLAELQVILDLSKNRFTGEIPSSLGNLMKLERLNLSFNQLQGKVPSSLGKLTSLHVVNLSSNNLEGQIPSTFSGFPRSSFLKNEGLCGPPLVPCSTSRGKMQMQLSNMQVAAIIVAIVFTSTVICLVMIYIMLRIWCNWRKVSISSSDGGTAAKCANNNNNKTGNGGYWNMHMNSSSFGLIPSPDKKNNSMATTTAAICFFDIKQEGVDNTNK